A stretch of the Proteus sp. ZN5 genome encodes the following:
- a CDS encoding efflux RND transporter periplasmic adaptor subunit: MNKKLTITVCASLFLLSAGAMVYATTSSDDETQQFAYPPTKVALATVQSSKLPNNMQGVGELEAARQVYLAAETNGRIAVINFESGQTVKAGQVLAKLNDEPEQAELLRLQAQLTNAEKLYSRTRQLYSKNVAAAAQLDSTLSERDMIVASIREVKARIAQKAIKAPFDGIVGIKLVHEGQYLNAGERVASLVDASHLKLNFSLDEQAAPKISTKQPINIEVDAYPDTIFTGSINAIDPLIGSSRTVQIQAVLPNADNKLKAGMFARVQVTSPDSPMVLTVPETAVTYTAYGDTVFVAQSDNQKNLIAKRVSVKVGLRYNGMIEIKEGLALGDQIVSSGQIKLSDGISIEPIEQDTLTLAQSATTKP, from the coding sequence ATGAATAAAAAACTTACTATTACGGTATGTGCCTCACTCTTTTTACTCAGTGCAGGTGCAATGGTTTATGCAACCACATCATCAGATGATGAAACACAACAATTTGCCTATCCACCGACAAAAGTGGCATTGGCAACTGTACAATCATCAAAATTACCAAACAATATGCAAGGTGTTGGGGAATTAGAAGCCGCACGCCAAGTTTATTTAGCCGCTGAAACCAATGGTCGAATTGCTGTGATTAATTTTGAGTCAGGGCAAACTGTTAAAGCAGGCCAAGTTTTAGCTAAATTAAATGATGAGCCTGAACAAGCCGAATTATTACGCTTACAAGCGCAATTAACCAACGCAGAAAAACTCTATTCTCGAACAAGACAGCTTTATAGTAAAAATGTCGCAGCTGCCGCGCAATTAGATAGCACTTTATCTGAGCGCGACATGATTGTGGCCTCTATTCGAGAAGTGAAAGCGCGGATTGCACAAAAAGCAATTAAAGCCCCCTTTGACGGTATCGTTGGGATAAAACTTGTTCATGAAGGCCAATATCTAAATGCGGGTGAACGTGTAGCTTCACTTGTCGATGCGAGCCATTTAAAACTCAATTTTTCACTTGATGAACAAGCCGCACCAAAAATTTCAACAAAACAGCCAATCAATATCGAAGTCGATGCTTACCCAGATACCATTTTTACTGGTTCAATAAATGCGATTGATCCTCTTATTGGCTCTTCTCGTACAGTACAAATACAGGCTGTTTTACCAAATGCTGACAATAAATTAAAAGCGGGCATGTTTGCTCGTGTTCAAGTTACTTCTCCTGATAGTCCTATGGTATTAACCGTACCGGAAACGGCAGTCACTTATACTGCCTATGGAGATACCGTGTTTGTAGCGCAATCTGACAATCAAAAAAACCTTATCGCTAAGCGTGTCTCTGTGAAAGTTGGATTGCGCTACAACGGCATGATCGAAATAAAAGAGGGTTTAGCCCTTGGGGATCAAATTGTTTCATCAGGGCAAATTAAGTTAAGTGATGGCATCTCAATTGAACCTATTGAGCAAGATACATTAACGTTAGCTCAATCAGCGACAACTAAACCATAA
- a CDS encoding DoxX family protein, translating into MPNSIARILESHSLWFIARLLILVLFLSSGFAKVFDYENSLAEMRAAGLEPDWFFNIATAIVLFCGSLLVLFDRYLWLGAGALALFLFLTIVVVHTFWNMTGDKAMLSMFFAIEHLAVIGGLITTAMASHFRALWKKNNA; encoded by the coding sequence ATGCCAAATTCAATTGCACGTATTCTCGAAAGCCATTCTTTATGGTTTATCGCTAGATTACTTATCCTTGTTTTATTTCTTTCTTCTGGCTTTGCCAAAGTCTTTGATTACGAGAATAGTTTGGCGGAAATGCGCGCTGCGGGATTGGAACCTGATTGGTTTTTTAATATTGCCACTGCGATCGTCTTATTTTGTGGCTCACTTTTAGTGCTTTTCGATCGCTATTTATGGCTAGGTGCTGGCGCTTTAGCTCTCTTTTTATTTTTAACTATCGTGGTTGTTCATACTTTTTGGAATATGACGGGAGACAAGGCCATGTTGTCGATGTTTTTTGCAATAGAACATCTCGCTGTTATTGGTGGATTAATCACTACGGCAATGGCTAGTCATTTCAGAGCGTTATGGAAAAAGAATAACGCATAA
- the soxR gene encoding redox-sensitive transcriptional activator SoxR, whose amino-acid sequence MKKEKIDFNRALTVGEVAKRSGVAISTLHFYEEKGLIESYRSAGNQRRYPPVVLRYVAIIKAAQSTGIPLKEIQEILGKYPPNSKLTAEQWHEISTDWKVRLDERIRRLKRLRNGLDHCIGCGCLSLSDCPLRNPDDILGEKGAGPQIL is encoded by the coding sequence ATGAAAAAAGAAAAAATAGATTTCAATAGAGCACTTACCGTCGGTGAGGTAGCAAAAAGAAGTGGCGTTGCAATTTCAACGTTACATTTTTATGAAGAAAAAGGGTTGATAGAAAGTTATCGAAGTGCAGGTAATCAGCGCCGTTACCCACCAGTTGTATTACGTTACGTAGCGATTATAAAAGCTGCGCAAAGTACAGGTATTCCGTTAAAAGAAATTCAGGAAATACTAGGAAAATATCCACCAAACAGTAAATTGACCGCAGAACAATGGCACGAAATATCAACGGATTGGAAAGTAAGGTTAGATGAACGTATTCGCCGTCTTAAGAGACTACGTAATGGGTTAGATCATTGTATTGGCTGTGGTTGTTTATCGTTAAGTGATTGCCCATTACGTAATCCTGATGATATTTTAGGTGAAAAAGGGGCCGGTCCTCAGATCCTGTAA
- a CDS encoding type III secretion protein, with product MLRSLPEDLLTYACEGILIRARYVRQLDNIYKTELAAKQAAKKIIRDFNNKLEEHHKEIANQAYSKGLWVLLGDILNFVVQYQEKLTQYEFQQREQLTATIAQFFDSPEIQTEITHRLISTIPSEKKITLDIPVTLRRYLGNKLNKLDIELLSHESKTIAVHAGDQITFFDPNLLIDDLKAQFHRPYTESYQPVFTQEIKENLIKFINTFDVLDNAPPQSGTFSEYYDDED from the coding sequence ATGCTGCGCTCTCTGCCTGAAGATCTTTTAACATACGCTTGTGAAGGTATATTAATACGAGCTCGCTATGTTCGACAGCTTGATAATATTTATAAAACAGAATTAGCTGCCAAGCAGGCGGCAAAAAAAATAATTCGAGATTTTAATAACAAACTAGAAGAACATCATAAAGAAATAGCAAACCAAGCCTATAGCAAAGGATTATGGGTATTATTAGGGGATATCTTAAATTTTGTAGTTCAATATCAAGAGAAACTGACACAATATGAGTTTCAGCAAAGAGAACAATTAACGGCAACGATTGCTCAATTTTTTGATTCACCTGAAATTCAAACTGAAATTACACACCGTTTAATTTCAACAATACCTTCAGAAAAAAAAATTACACTCGACATTCCTGTGACATTACGCCGTTATCTTGGGAATAAGCTCAATAAGCTTGATATTGAATTGCTCTCTCATGAAAGTAAAACAATTGCTGTTCATGCTGGTGATCAAATTACATTTTTTGATCCCAACCTATTAATTGATGATCTTAAGGCACAATTCCATCGTCCTTACACTGAATCTTATCAACCTGTTTTTACTCAAGAAATTAAAGAAAACCTAATAAAATTTATTAATACATTCGATGTACTAGATAATGCCCCCCCTCAAAGTGGCACCTTCAGTGAGTATTATGATGATGAAGATTGA
- a CDS encoding type III secretion protein has translation MTNLTSEQFEMISSVMYEPLSYLHADHNVLASKNENTIWQKLTNRQLIQQHQLINQLDCDIDIIVEKIFTHWLLLPRCARYLGYFYSRDLLLLSGNYYHLEPQLKAFLSLYPVFNIDKNITITLKNIAPINIGYQLLFNFINSISTALSQRFTLLFAPQSSSIELPQSLYLSHSLFLLVLDYAALSA, from the coding sequence ATGACAAATCTAACTTCTGAGCAATTTGAAATGATATCCAGTGTTATGTATGAACCACTTAGTTATCTTCATGCAGATCACAATGTATTAGCTTCAAAAAACGAAAATACAATATGGCAGAAATTAACTAATCGCCAATTAATTCAGCAACATCAACTTATTAATCAGCTTGATTGTGATATTGATATTATTGTAGAAAAAATTTTTACTCATTGGCTATTACTTCCTCGTTGCGCCCGATATTTAGGTTATTTCTACTCTAGAGACCTTCTTTTATTATCTGGTAATTACTATCATCTAGAGCCTCAATTAAAAGCATTTCTATCACTTTATCCCGTTTTTAATATAGATAAAAATATAACCATTACACTGAAAAATATCGCACCAATTAATATCGGCTATCAATTGCTGTTTAATTTTATTAATTCAATTTCAACCGCACTTTCTCAGCGTTTTACATTACTTTTTGCGCCACAATCCTCATCGATTGAACTTCCTCAATCACTTTATTTATCTCATTCACTTTTTCTTTTGGTACTAGATTATGCTGCGCTCTCTGCCTGA
- the sctJ gene encoding type III secretion inner membrane ring lipoprotein SctJ, producing MKMRYLLLALLCCLFPLLSGCKDQSLLTNLDQRQAIEIQAVLQKHQITSTRKSLGKGLFDVSVKKEDMGTAIQILEEYQLPTLSRIEVTQLFPSDALVSSPQAEKMRLISAIEQRLEQSLLTIDHIIDARVHVSYPISPTERVIPTPHASALVFYEEGMLDNDQLSEDVRAFIHNAFNDMNEDNITVLLYPRNINKFNIISNQLYQNSSDSFFSSWLFLSLLLVIITVIITVSLIIFRRRKTQKEENNDKSNF from the coding sequence ATGAAAATGCGATATTTATTATTAGCATTATTGTGTTGCTTATTCCCATTATTAAGTGGCTGCAAAGATCAATCATTACTCACTAATTTAGATCAAAGGCAAGCAATAGAAATTCAAGCTGTTTTGCAAAAACATCAAATAACCAGTACCCGTAAATCATTAGGAAAAGGGTTATTTGATGTATCTGTTAAAAAAGAGGATATGGGAACAGCAATTCAAATTTTAGAGGAATATCAATTACCCACTCTTTCTCGAATTGAAGTTACTCAGTTATTCCCATCTGATGCATTGGTATCATCACCACAAGCCGAAAAAATGCGTTTAATTTCGGCTATTGAGCAACGATTGGAACAATCATTACTGACTATTGACCATATTATTGATGCTAGAGTTCATGTGAGTTATCCCATCTCTCCCACTGAACGTGTTATTCCAACACCTCACGCTTCAGCACTAGTTTTTTATGAAGAGGGTATGCTTGATAATGACCAGCTAAGTGAAGATGTTCGTGCTTTTATTCATAATGCCTTTAACGATATGAATGAGGATAATATTACCGTTTTGTTGTATCCACGAAATATCAATAAGTTCAACATAATAAGTAATCAGCTTTATCAAAATAGTTCTGATTCATTTTTTAGTTCTTGGTTATTTCTAAGCTTATTATTGGTAATTATCACCGTCATCATTACAGTTTCATTGATAATATTCCGACGCAGAAAAACACAGAAGGAAGAGAATAATGACAAATCTAACTTCTGA
- the sctI gene encoding type III secretion system inner rod subunit SctI, which translates to MAITPVVPLNLTTLANDNNNSDDNLSSMMINTITSSFQYEKQTQEKLKILSQLSDVQSYTLLQTKLNDYTITMNLASTLARKSLNIVETLLKAQ; encoded by the coding sequence ATGGCAATTACCCCTGTTGTTCCTTTGAATTTAACAACATTAGCAAATGATAACAATAATAGTGATGATAATTTATCTTCAATGATGATAAATACGATTACAAGTAGCTTTCAGTATGAAAAACAGACCCAAGAAAAGCTAAAAATATTAAGTCAATTAAGTGATGTTCAAAGTTATACCCTGCTACAAACCAAGCTTAATGACTATACAATTACAATGAATTTAGCGAGTACTTTAGCCAGAAAATCACTGAATATTGTTGAAACATTACTCAAGGCTCAATAG
- a CDS encoding EscF/YscF/HrpA family type III secretion system needle major subunit, with the protein MPAYPVADDVSSIDKIDDYFQEPVKNQSDALKVALDALKADTSNAAALADYQAKLAEYNITRNAQSTSIKVVKDLAMSIIGNMR; encoded by the coding sequence ATGCCAGCCTATCCTGTTGCCGACGATGTAAGCTCTATTGATAAGATTGATGACTATTTTCAAGAGCCAGTTAAAAACCAAAGTGATGCACTAAAAGTTGCACTAGATGCATTGAAAGCAGATACATCAAATGCTGCTGCATTGGCTGATTATCAAGCCAAGCTTGCTGAATATAATATTACACGTAATGCTCAATCCACATCGATCAAAGTTGTGAAAGATTTAGCAATGAGCATTATCGGGAATATGCGTTAA